The following coding sequences are from one Hippopotamus amphibius kiboko isolate mHipAmp2 chromosome 9, mHipAmp2.hap2, whole genome shotgun sequence window:
- the LOC130861731 gene encoding olfactory receptor 56A1-like, with translation MASPSNYSSAPVSEFLLICFPNYQSWQHWLYLPLSLLFLLAMGANATLLITIRLEASLHEPMYYLLSILSLLDMVLCLTVIPKVLAIFWFDLRAISFFACFLQMYIMDCFLPMESCTFMIMAYDRYVAICHPLRYPSIITNQFVAKTSVFIVIRNAFLPAPIPILSVWLCYCGKNVIENCICANLSVSRLSCDNFTLNRIYQFVAGWTLLGSDFVLIFISYIFILRAVLKFKAERAAVKALSTCGSHFILILFFSTILLVVVLTNVARKKVPMDILILLNVLHHLIPPASNPIVYGVRTKEIKQGIQKLLRRGM, from the coding sequence ATGGCGTCACCCAGCAACTACTCCTCTGCTCCAGTCTCTGAATTCCTCCTCATCTGCTTCCCTAACTACCAGAGCTGGCAGCACTGGCTCTACCTGcccctcagcctcctcttccttctggccATGGGGGCCAATGCCACCCTCCTGATCACCATCCGGCTGGAGGCCTCTCTGCATGAGCCCATGTACTACCTGCTCAGCATCCTCTCCCTGCTGGACATGGTGCTCTGCCTCACCGTCATCCCCAAGGTCCTGGCCATCTTCTGGTTTGACCTCAGGGCCATCAGCTTCTTTGCCTGTTTCCTCCAGATGTACATCATGGATTGTTTCCTCCCCATGGAGTCCTGCACATTCATgatcatggcctatgaccgctatgtggccatttgCCACCCACTACGATACCCATCCATCATCACTAACCAATTTGTGGCCAAGactagtgttttcattgtcatacGAAATGCCTTTCTTCCTGCACCCATTCCTATTCTCTCTGTTTGGCTCTGCTACTGTGGGAAAAATGTCATTGAGAACTGCATCTGTGCCAACCTGTCTGTGTCCAGGCTCTCCTGTGACAACTTCACCCTGAACAGAATCTACCAATTTGTGGCTGGTTGGACCTTACTAGGCTCAGATTTTGTCCTCATCTTCATCTCCTACATCTTCATCCTAAGAGCTGTGCTCAAGTTCAAGGCCGAGAGGGCTGCAGTCAAGGCTCTGAGCACATGTGGCTCCCACTTCATCCTCATCCTCTTCTTCAGCACCATCCTGCTGGTTGTGGTGCTGACAAACGTGGCCAGAAAGAAGGTCCCCATGGACATCCTGATCCTGCTCAATGTCCTTCATCACCTCATACCTCCTGCCTCGAACCCTATTGTATATGGGGTTCGGACCAAAGAGATAAAGCAAGGAATTCAGAAATTGCTGCGGAGAGGGAtgtga